The following proteins are co-located in the Diaphorobacter sp. HDW4B genome:
- a CDS encoding phosphoethanolamine transferase — protein sequence MSSAEIKLGLPRASWWGEFLQTRVGQLVLRLDAWFATPMSAQRIAILLSVYLTLAANWALWFQLERIANAPAVLVRTALVLGVLNACGTAAILAFTAWTRWMKVVWLAVALTAALSQYYMLTYSVVMDPGMAANVLQTDAHEVSDLLGLRMLLAVMLVMAIPLWWIIRVRIPAMPPVKQIVRNVLLLVASLGVAAIVIATMSRDLAPLMRNNPQMRYMLNPIASLYSTSTAAIRPLVTRHKKLIPMGAGAALGASHASQTKPMLFVLVVGETGRADHFGLNGYARNTTEKLAERNVMNWTNVHSCGTSTLASVPCMFSPLGKKDFESRKDDYETLLDVVQAAGMGVLWIDNQSGCKGVCDRVPHVSASEGLSADQRKKLCDASGECRDMAMLENLQQRLDAIPADKRNKGVLLVFHQMGSHGPAYAKRSSKESKLFTPECKTEVLADCAHSELMNAYDNSIVETDRFLGATIDWLKNVDQKYDTGMLYLSDHGESLGEYGQFLHGLPYSIAPEVQKHVPMVSWLSQSFESREQLSVGCLRGTADTAYTHDNLYHSMLGLLDVKSPSYQPQLDLFGPCKAAHLASN from the coding sequence ATGAGTTCCGCAGAAATCAAACTGGGCTTGCCCCGTGCGTCGTGGTGGGGGGAGTTTCTTCAAACCCGCGTTGGGCAGTTGGTGCTTCGGCTGGACGCATGGTTTGCCACGCCCATGTCCGCGCAGAGGATCGCCATTCTCCTGTCTGTCTATCTGACATTGGCAGCCAACTGGGCGCTGTGGTTTCAACTGGAGCGCATCGCAAACGCCCCGGCGGTGCTGGTGCGAACAGCGCTGGTGCTCGGCGTGCTGAACGCCTGCGGAACGGCTGCGATTCTGGCTTTCACCGCGTGGACACGCTGGATGAAGGTGGTGTGGCTGGCCGTCGCGCTGACCGCCGCGCTTTCGCAGTACTACATGCTCACCTACAGCGTGGTGATGGACCCCGGCATGGCCGCGAACGTGTTGCAGACGGACGCGCACGAAGTGTCCGATCTGCTGGGCTTGCGCATGCTGTTGGCGGTGATGTTGGTGATGGCGATTCCGCTGTGGTGGATCATCCGTGTGCGCATTCCTGCAATGCCGCCCGTCAAGCAGATCGTGCGCAATGTGCTGCTGCTGGTGGCATCGCTCGGCGTTGCCGCCATCGTCATCGCCACCATGTCGCGTGACCTGGCCCCGCTGATGCGCAACAACCCGCAGATGCGCTACATGCTCAATCCCATTGCCAGCCTGTATTCGACCAGCACGGCAGCCATTCGCCCCTTGGTGACGCGCCACAAGAAGCTCATTCCCATGGGCGCTGGTGCCGCTCTGGGAGCAAGCCACGCCAGCCAGACCAAGCCCATGCTGTTCGTGCTGGTGGTGGGCGAGACGGGGCGTGCGGATCACTTCGGCCTCAACGGCTATGCGCGCAACACCACGGAGAAGCTGGCCGAGCGCAATGTGATGAACTGGACCAATGTGCATTCCTGCGGCACGAGCACGCTGGCTTCGGTGCCCTGCATGTTCTCGCCGCTGGGCAAGAAGGATTTCGAGTCGCGCAAGGACGACTACGAAACCCTGCTCGACGTGGTGCAGGCCGCTGGCATGGGTGTGCTCTGGATCGACAACCAATCCGGCTGCAAAGGCGTTTGCGACCGCGTGCCGCATGTGTCGGCGTCCGAGGGCTTGAGCGCCGATCAGCGCAAGAAACTGTGCGACGCGAGCGGCGAGTGCCGCGACATGGCGATGTTGGAGAACCTCCAGCAGCGGCTTGATGCCATCCCCGCAGACAAGCGCAACAAGGGCGTGCTGCTGGTCTTCCACCAAATGGGCAGTCACGGCCCGGCGTACGCCAAGCGTTCGTCCAAAGAATCCAAGCTGTTCACCCCCGAATGCAAGACAGAGGTACTGGCCGACTGCGCGCATTCCGAGCTGATGAATGCCTACGACAACTCCATCGTCGAAACCGACCGCTTTCTGGGTGCCACCATCGACTGGCTCAAGAACGTCGATCAGAAGTACGACACCGGCATGCTGTACCTGAGCGACCATGGCGAATCGCTGGGCGAATACGGCCAGTTCCTGCACGGCCTGCCATACAGCATCGCCCCCGAAGTGCAGAAACACGTGCCCATGGTCAGCTGGTTGTCGCAGTCCTTCGAGAGCCGCGAGCAACTCTCCGTGGGTTGCCTGCGCGGCACGGCGGATACAGCCTATACGCACGACAACCTCTACCACTCCATGTTGGGTCTGCTGGATGTGAAGTCGCCGAGCTATCAGCCGCAATTGGATCTGTTCGGGCCTTGCAAGGCGGCCCATCTAGCGTCGAACTGA
- a CDS encoding phosphatase PAP2 family protein has product MIDWTPRRLFGLTAFLFLLVAFWDFSGLDLPFARLFGSADGFALRGSRWFVIAFHEIPRDVSSLLVVALIVGIFKPWSFLKRLSRGERVQLVLSVLGGMLLITLLKKANHTSCPWDLNEFGGRAIYVSHWAWGVLDQGPGHCFPAGHASSAFGFLAGWFVVRKLGSKVAGRWLFTALMLGLVLGLTQQLRGAHYMSHTLWTAWICWTFGLLADVACTAFRARRQAQRDSVQNNIQSAHEVQA; this is encoded by the coding sequence ATGATTGATTGGACCCCGCGCCGACTGTTCGGCTTGACGGCTTTCCTGTTTTTGCTGGTGGCCTTCTGGGATTTCTCCGGGCTCGATTTGCCCTTTGCCCGCCTGTTCGGCTCGGCAGATGGCTTTGCGCTGCGCGGCAGCCGCTGGTTCGTGATCGCCTTTCATGAAATCCCGCGCGATGTCAGCAGTCTGCTGGTCGTGGCGTTGATCGTGGGCATCTTCAAGCCCTGGAGCTTTCTGAAGCGACTGAGCCGCGGCGAGCGAGTGCAACTTGTTTTGTCGGTGCTGGGCGGCATGTTGCTGATCACCTTGCTCAAGAAGGCCAATCACACGAGCTGTCCTTGGGACCTGAACGAGTTCGGTGGCCGCGCTATCTATGTTTCGCATTGGGCATGGGGCGTGCTCGATCAAGGGCCGGGACATTGCTTTCCGGCGGGACATGCGTCCTCGGCGTTCGGATTTCTCGCGGGCTGGTTCGTGGTTCGCAAGCTCGGATCGAAAGTCGCTGGCCGTTGGCTGTTTACGGCTTTGATGCTGGGGCTGGTGCTGGGCCTCACACAGCAGTTGCGCGGTGCGCATTACATGAGCCACACGCTGTGGACGGCGTGGATCTGCTGGACCTTTGGCCTGCTGGCCGACGTGGCTTGCACGGCCTTCCGCGCCCGTCGTCAGGCACAGCGCGATTCCGTACAGAACAACATCCAATCCGCACACGAGGTGCAAGCATGA
- a CDS encoding response regulator transcription factor produces MRVLLVEDDKALSDAVCGYLHAKAFVVDAVPNLALASTALMTTQYAAVLLDLHLPDGDGLSLLPQIRATKDRPIVIALTAKDQVSDRIHGLDAGADDYLVKPYDPAELLARLRAVERRRNAVATPVLTIGDLQIDLSMEQVRRAGVQIPLTPKEWALLRVMATRPERNHTREHLQDALYSFDNSTDSNTLEVFISRLRRKLGRDHIETVRGIGYKLAHPGQNVSEGAK; encoded by the coding sequence ATGCGTGTATTGCTTGTAGAAGATGACAAAGCCCTGTCGGACGCCGTGTGCGGCTATCTGCATGCCAAGGCCTTCGTGGTCGATGCGGTGCCCAATCTGGCGCTCGCCAGCACGGCGCTCATGACCACGCAGTACGCGGCGGTGCTGCTTGATCTGCATCTACCCGATGGCGACGGCCTCTCGCTCCTGCCGCAGATTCGCGCGACCAAGGACCGGCCCATCGTCATCGCGCTCACGGCCAAGGATCAGGTGAGCGACCGCATCCACGGGCTCGATGCAGGTGCGGACGACTACCTCGTCAAACCCTATGACCCCGCCGAGCTGCTGGCCCGCTTGCGTGCCGTGGAGCGCCGCCGCAACGCGGTTGCCACGCCGGTGCTGACCATTGGCGATCTGCAGATCGACTTGTCGATGGAACAAGTGCGCCGCGCGGGCGTTCAGATTCCGCTCACGCCCAAGGAATGGGCATTGCTGCGCGTGATGGCGACGCGCCCCGAGCGCAACCACACGCGCGAGCATCTGCAGGATGCCCTCTACAGTTTTGACAACTCCACCGACAGCAATACGCTGGAGGTATTCATCAGCCGCCTGCGCCGCAAACTGGGGCGCGACCACATCGAGACCGTGCGCGGCATTGGCTACAAGCTGGCGCATCCGGGCCAGAACGTGAGCGAAGGCGCAAAGTGA
- a CDS encoding ATP-binding protein, with the protein MNQRRDTLAGRLTKTLILWVGCVWLLCLLAVVWYTGREINYNFDNELVEVSHRMFDIALDHLDEAHAPPDQKGPLVIPGPGSFADAEVYYRLVSPDNKVLAQSEESKDRMFDVSLAPGFENNREWRVYTLRHPTRGVFLQVADPLEERSETVNRTLLGLIVPFLVLLPALAWLLRRIARSELHVLDDLSSEIAKRDGRQLEPIHLTNPPREIEQVQEHTNRLLERLSQSLDVERALAANAAHELRTPLTAARLRLQTALEHGLDHADVEAAIQSLQTLSHRTEKLLQLSRAESSAPFTRDSIDLVKLATTAMREFWQDEEASARIELITPSATELAAKPLTCKGDFDALAIALRNLVENALAYSNAENIEIIVGPGSELTVRDDGQGVTPEQLDKLKHRHVRQSAQRTGYGLGLSIVSSIAQKHDAQFELTSPPRGKAHGFEARLVLQPGE; encoded by the coding sequence GTGAATCAGCGCCGCGACACGCTGGCCGGACGGCTGACCAAGACGCTGATCCTCTGGGTCGGCTGCGTGTGGCTGCTGTGCCTGCTCGCCGTCGTCTGGTACACCGGACGCGAAATCAACTACAACTTCGACAACGAACTGGTGGAGGTGTCCCATCGCATGTTCGACATCGCGCTCGACCATCTGGACGAAGCGCACGCACCACCCGATCAGAAAGGACCGCTGGTCATCCCGGGGCCGGGTTCATTTGCGGATGCCGAGGTTTATTACCGCCTCGTCTCGCCCGACAACAAGGTGCTCGCGCAATCCGAGGAGTCCAAGGACCGGATGTTCGACGTCTCGCTCGCTCCCGGCTTCGAGAACAACCGCGAATGGCGTGTCTACACCCTGCGTCATCCAACGCGCGGCGTCTTCCTGCAGGTAGCCGATCCGCTGGAAGAACGCAGCGAAACAGTCAACCGCACGCTGCTTGGGCTGATCGTGCCGTTTCTAGTGCTGCTGCCTGCGCTTGCATGGCTGCTGCGTCGCATTGCGCGCAGCGAATTGCACGTGCTGGACGACTTGTCCAGCGAAATCGCCAAGCGCGACGGGCGCCAGTTGGAGCCGATTCATCTGACGAATCCGCCACGCGAAATCGAGCAGGTGCAGGAGCACACCAACCGCCTACTGGAGCGCTTGTCCCAGTCGCTGGATGTGGAGCGCGCACTCGCCGCCAACGCCGCGCACGAGTTGAGAACACCGCTGACCGCCGCGCGCTTGCGGCTTCAGACCGCGCTGGAACATGGCCTCGATCATGCGGATGTGGAAGCGGCGATCCAGTCCCTGCAAACGCTGAGCCACCGCACCGAGAAACTGCTGCAGCTCTCGCGCGCCGAATCAAGCGCGCCATTCACGCGCGACAGCATCGATCTGGTGAAGCTCGCAACGACGGCGATGCGCGAGTTCTGGCAGGACGAGGAAGCATCGGCGCGCATCGAACTGATCACACCATCAGCCACCGAACTCGCTGCCAAGCCGCTGACCTGCAAGGGCGACTTCGACGCGCTGGCGATTGCGCTGCGCAATCTGGTGGAAAACGCCCTTGCCTACTCGAATGCCGAGAACATCGAAATCATCGTCGGCCCCGGCAGCGAACTGACCGTGCGCGATGACGGTCAGGGCGTGACGCCGGAGCAACTGGACAAACTCAAGCACCGCCATGTGCGCCAAAGCGCCCAGCGCACCGGCTACGGCTTGGGGCTGTCCATCGTCTCCAGCATTGCGCAGAAGCACGACGCGCAATTCGAACTGACCTCGCCGCCGCGCGGCAAAGCACACGGCTTCGAGGCCAGACTGGTGTTGCAACCGGGCGAGTGA
- a CDS encoding MFS transporter gives MSSTEPTSPPISPAPTSSFAPLKQKLFFVLWTATVLGNVGSFVRDVASSWLMTDLSSSPTAVALVQAAASFPAFLLAIPAGVLADTLDRRKFLICIQLLLAVVSTSLLLLSATGLQSVTSLITLTFVGGIGAALMGPTWQAIVPELVPKKDLKSAVALNSLGINIARAIGPAMGGLVLASFGAAFTYGVDVISYAFVIAALLWWPRPKKDDDALTERFAGAFRAGLRYARASRELHVVLVRTFIFFALASSVWALLPLVARKMLGGGAGFYGILLGAVGLGAIGGALIMPKLRAKLSSDGLLLMASLITAVVMGILSFAPPQWVAVAILLVLGAGWITALTTLNGVAQSILPNWVRGRALAVYLTVFNGAMTLGSISWGLIAQELGIGNTLLLGAAGLVVFGLIAHRLKLPQGEADLEPSKHWPEPLLAAPVEHDRGPVRIEIEYHVLVADREEFLKLLRTLSAERRRDGAFAWGVAEDSANPETLVEWFDVESWAEHLRQHRRVTKTDADIQEELLKFHKGATPPVVRHFIDVQ, from the coding sequence ATGAGCTCGACTGAACCAACCTCGCCACCCATTTCACCTGCACCGACGAGCAGCTTTGCGCCGCTCAAGCAGAAGCTGTTCTTTGTGCTATGGACGGCCACCGTCCTTGGCAACGTCGGCAGCTTTGTGCGCGATGTCGCCAGCTCATGGTTGATGACGGACCTCTCGTCATCGCCCACGGCTGTGGCGCTGGTGCAGGCGGCGGCGTCTTTTCCGGCGTTTCTGCTGGCGATTCCGGCGGGCGTGCTGGCCGATACGCTGGACCGGCGCAAGTTTCTCATCTGCATCCAGTTGCTGCTGGCGGTGGTGAGCACGTCGTTGCTGCTGCTGTCCGCGACTGGCCTGCAATCGGTGACTTCGCTGATCACGCTGACCTTCGTCGGCGGCATTGGCGCGGCGCTGATGGGGCCGACCTGGCAGGCCATCGTTCCTGAACTGGTGCCGAAGAAAGATCTCAAGAGTGCCGTGGCGCTGAACTCGCTGGGCATCAACATCGCACGCGCCATCGGTCCGGCGATGGGCGGTCTGGTGCTGGCGAGTTTCGGTGCGGCGTTCACCTACGGCGTGGACGTGATCAGCTATGCGTTCGTGATCGCGGCGCTGCTCTGGTGGCCGCGTCCCAAGAAGGACGACGATGCGCTGACCGAGCGGTTTGCCGGTGCCTTCCGCGCGGGCCTGCGTTACGCCCGTGCCAGCCGCGAGCTGCATGTGGTGCTGGTGCGCACCTTCATCTTCTTTGCGCTGGCAAGTTCGGTCTGGGCGCTGCTGCCCTTGGTGGCTCGCAAGATGCTGGGTGGCGGTGCCGGGTTCTACGGCATTCTGCTGGGCGCGGTGGGGCTGGGTGCGATCGGCGGCGCGCTGATCATGCCCAAGCTGCGCGCCAAGCTGAGTTCGGACGGCCTGCTGCTGATGGCGTCGCTGATCACGGCGGTGGTCATGGGCATTCTGTCGTTTGCACCGCCGCAATGGGTGGCGGTCGCGATTCTGCTGGTGCTGGGCGCAGGCTGGATCACGGCGCTCACGACGCTCAATGGCGTGGCGCAGTCGATTCTGCCCAACTGGGTGCGCGGACGCGCGCTGGCGGTGTATCTCACCGTGTTCAACGGCGCGATGACGTTGGGCAGCATCAGTTGGGGCCTGATCGCACAGGAACTGGGCATTGGCAACACCTTGCTGTTGGGCGCGGCCGGTCTGGTGGTGTTCGGCCTGATCGCGCATCGCCTGAAACTGCCGCAGGGCGAGGCCGATCTGGAACCCTCCAAACACTGGCCCGAGCCGCTGTTGGCAGCGCCGGTCGAGCATGATCGCGGCCCGGTGCGGATCGAGATCGAGTACCACGTGCTGGTGGCTGATCGAGAGGAGTTTCTCAAGCTCTTGAGGACGCTGTCTGCCGAGCGCAGGCGCGATGGTGCGTTTGCCTGGGGGGTGGCGGAAGACTCGGCTAATCCGGAAACGCTGGTCGAATGGTTCGATGTCGAATCCTGGGCCGAACATCTGCGCCAGCACCGCCGCGTGACCAAGACCGACGCGGACATTCAGGAAGAACTGCTCAAGTTCCACAAAGGGGCGACGCCTCCGGTGGTGCGCCACTTCATCGACGTTCAATAA
- a CDS encoding amidohydrolase: MPTRRKVLSSATTLASSLAVGGLAGCATGGQGGSASGSPDVILFNGQITTLDKSRPMASAVAIKDGKFLAVGTDEEIVKLAASGTRKIDLQRRRVMPGLFDNHTHVIRGGLNYNLELRWDGVRSLADAMDMLKRQVANTPAPQWVRVVGGFTEHQFVEKRLPTIEEINAIAPDTPVFLLHLYDRALLNAAALRAVGYTKDTPQPPGGEITRDANGNPTGLLIAKPNATILYATLAKGPKLPLDYQINSTRHFMRELNRLGVTGVIDAGGGFQNYPEDYEVIKKLDEAGQITVRLAYNLFTQKPKEEKADFLKWTQSVKYKQGNDYFRHNGAGEMLVYSAADFEDFRQPRPDMPPNMEGELEDVVRVLVQNKWPWRLHATYDETITRALDVFEKVHRETPINGLNWFFDHAETISDKSIDRIAAMGGGIAVQHRMAYQGEYFIDRYGARATEATPPIKKILEKGVKVSAGTDATRVASYNPWVSLSWMVTGKTLGGTKMYPERNLLDREAALRMWTENVAWFSNEVGKRGQIAAGQFADLMVPNKDYFSVPEDEISFLTSDLTVVGGRVVYGAGVFQRFDDNPLPPAMPDWSPVRRFGGYGAWGEPEGAGKNSLNPARYRSMAAACGCANNCGLHGHSHANAWASSVPASDPKSFFGALGCSCWMA; encoded by the coding sequence ATGCCTACACGTCGCAAAGTACTCAGTTCCGCCACCACGTTGGCGTCTTCGCTCGCTGTCGGTGGTCTGGCCGGTTGCGCCACGGGCGGGCAGGGCGGCTCTGCCAGTGGCTCGCCCGATGTGATTCTGTTCAATGGGCAGATCACCACGCTCGACAAGTCCAGGCCCATGGCCTCGGCGGTGGCGATCAAGGATGGCAAGTTCCTGGCCGTCGGCACGGACGAGGAAATCGTCAAGCTCGCAGCCAGCGGCACGCGCAAGATCGACCTGCAGCGACGCCGCGTGATGCCCGGTCTGTTCGACAACCACACGCACGTGATTCGCGGAGGGCTGAACTACAACCTCGAACTGCGCTGGGACGGCGTGCGTTCGCTGGCCGATGCGATGGACATGCTCAAGCGCCAGGTCGCCAATACACCCGCGCCGCAATGGGTGCGCGTGGTGGGCGGCTTCACCGAACACCAGTTCGTTGAAAAGCGCCTGCCGACCATCGAGGAAATCAACGCGATCGCGCCCGACACGCCGGTGTTTCTGCTGCATCTGTACGACCGCGCCTTGCTCAACGCTGCCGCGCTGCGCGCCGTGGGCTACACCAAGGACACACCGCAGCCACCGGGCGGCGAGATCACGCGCGACGCCAATGGCAACCCGACCGGCCTGCTGATCGCCAAGCCCAACGCAACGATTCTCTACGCCACGCTGGCCAAGGGGCCGAAGCTGCCACTGGATTACCAGATCAATTCCACGCGCCACTTCATGCGCGAGCTGAACCGTCTCGGTGTGACCGGCGTGATCGACGCGGGCGGCGGGTTTCAGAACTATCCCGAAGACTACGAGGTCATCAAGAAGCTCGATGAAGCGGGACAGATCACCGTGCGCCTGGCCTACAACCTGTTCACGCAGAAACCCAAGGAGGAAAAGGCCGACTTCCTCAAGTGGACGCAGAGCGTGAAGTACAAGCAGGGCAATGACTATTTCCGCCACAACGGAGCGGGCGAAATGCTGGTGTATTCGGCCGCTGACTTCGAGGATTTCCGCCAGCCGCGCCCCGACATGCCGCCAAACATGGAAGGCGAGCTGGAGGACGTGGTGCGTGTGCTCGTGCAGAACAAGTGGCCCTGGCGCTTGCATGCCACTTATGACGAGACCATCACCCGTGCGCTTGATGTGTTCGAGAAGGTGCATCGCGAGACGCCGATCAACGGCCTGAACTGGTTCTTCGACCACGCCGAGACCATCTCCGACAAGTCCATCGACCGCATCGCGGCCATGGGCGGCGGCATTGCCGTGCAGCACCGCATGGCGTATCAGGGCGAGTATTTCATCGATCGCTACGGCGCGCGCGCCACCGAGGCGACGCCGCCGATCAAGAAAATTCTGGAAAAGGGCGTGAAGGTGTCGGCCGGCACGGACGCGACGCGCGTGGCCTCGTACAACCCGTGGGTGTCGCTGTCGTGGATGGTGACCGGCAAGACGCTGGGCGGCACCAAGATGTACCCCGAACGCAATCTGCTGGACCGCGAGGCGGCGCTGCGCATGTGGACCGAAAACGTGGCCTGGTTCTCCAATGAAGTGGGCAAGCGCGGACAGATCGCCGCGGGCCAGTTTGCCGATCTGATGGTGCCGAACAAGGATTACTTCAGCGTGCCCGAGGACGAAATCTCCTTCCTCACCTCGGACCTGACCGTGGTGGGCGGACGCGTCGTCTATGGCGCGGGCGTGTTCCAGCGCTTTGACGACAACCCACTGCCACCGGCCATGCCCGACTGGTCGCCCGTGCGCCGCTTTGGTGGCTACGGTGCCTGGGGCGAGCCCGAAGGCGCGGGCAAGAACTCGCTCAACCCGGCCCGTTATCGCAGCATGGCCGCTGCCTGCGGCTGTGCGAACAACTGCGGCCTGCACGGCCACAGCCACGCGAACGCATGGGCTTCCAGCGTTCCAGCGTCCGATCCCAAGAGCTTCTTCGGTGCTCTGGGCTGCTCCTGCTGGATGGCTTGA
- a CDS encoding electron transfer flavoprotein-ubiquinone oxidoreductase, which translates to MTNNEILAQYGPREAMEYDVVIVGAGPGGLATAIRLKQLAAEKGQEISVVVLEKGSEPGAHTLSGAIMDPRAITELIPDWKEKGAPLNQPVTDDAMVFLSETGSFRTPNMVLPACFQNHGNYIVALGNVVRWMAQQAEELGVEIFPGFAAAEIVYNEDGSVKGVATGNMGVGKDGEPTGEFQLGMELHGKYTIFAEGARGNLGKQLISKFKLDEGRDPQTYGLGIKELWEIDPKRHQPGFVLHTAGWPMDNNTYGGAFLYHLEDNKVTLGFITGLDYSNPYLSPFEEMQRWKTHPNIRYYLEGDESKGIKPAKRLSYGARAITAGGLSSLPKFVFPGGALVGCDAGFLNVSRIKGSHAAIKTGMLAAEAAFEAIGAGRQGDELSAYPVAFENSWLHTELNKARNFKAWFKKGLVTATIMNGIEQFVLKGHIPWTLRRDKPDHVYLKPAADCKPIVYPKPDGKLTFDRLSSVFISNTNHSEDQPAHLTLKDASVPVNVNLAKFAGPESRYCPAGVYEFVPDEAKGGNAERLQINAQNCVHCKTCDIKDPTQNIVWVTPEGGGGPNYSGM; encoded by the coding sequence ATGACGAACAACGAAATCCTCGCCCAGTACGGCCCCCGAGAGGCCATGGAATATGACGTAGTGATCGTTGGTGCTGGCCCGGGCGGGCTGGCCACTGCGATCCGCCTGAAGCAACTCGCCGCCGAAAAAGGACAGGAAATCTCCGTCGTCGTGCTCGAAAAGGGCTCCGAGCCCGGCGCGCACACGCTGTCCGGCGCGATCATGGACCCCCGCGCGATCACCGAGCTGATCCCCGACTGGAAGGAAAAAGGCGCTCCGCTGAACCAGCCCGTCACCGACGACGCGATGGTGTTCCTGTCGGAAACCGGCTCCTTCCGCACGCCCAACATGGTGCTGCCAGCGTGCTTCCAGAACCACGGCAACTACATCGTGGCGCTGGGCAACGTGGTGCGCTGGATGGCGCAGCAGGCCGAAGAACTCGGCGTGGAAATCTTCCCCGGCTTCGCGGCTGCGGAAATCGTCTACAACGAAGACGGCTCGGTCAAGGGCGTTGCCACGGGCAACATGGGCGTGGGCAAGGATGGCGAGCCGACCGGCGAATTCCAGCTCGGCATGGAGCTGCATGGCAAGTACACGATCTTCGCCGAAGGCGCGCGCGGCAATCTGGGCAAGCAACTGATCTCCAAGTTCAAGCTCGACGAAGGCCGCGATCCGCAGACCTACGGCCTTGGCATCAAGGAACTCTGGGAAATCGACCCCAAGCGCCACCAGCCCGGCTTCGTGCTGCACACCGCCGGCTGGCCCATGGACAACAACACCTACGGCGGCGCCTTCCTCTACCACCTGGAAGACAACAAGGTCACGCTGGGCTTCATCACCGGTCTGGACTATTCCAACCCCTACCTTTCCCCATTCGAGGAAATGCAGCGCTGGAAGACCCACCCGAACATCCGCTACTACCTCGAAGGCGACGAATCCAAGGGCATCAAGCCCGCCAAGCGCCTGTCCTACGGCGCTCGCGCGATCACCGCTGGCGGCTTGAGCAGCCTGCCCAAGTTCGTGTTCCCGGGCGGCGCGCTCGTGGGCTGCGACGCGGGTTTCCTGAACGTCAGCCGCATCAAGGGCAGCCACGCCGCCATCAAGACCGGCATGCTGGCCGCCGAAGCCGCCTTCGAAGCCATTGGCGCGGGTCGTCAGGGCGACGAGCTGTCGGCCTACCCGGTCGCGTTCGAGAACAGCTGGCTGCACACAGAACTCAACAAGGCCCGCAACTTCAAGGCCTGGTTCAAGAAGGGTCTGGTCACCGCAACGATCATGAACGGCATCGAGCAGTTCGTGCTCAAGGGCCACATCCCATGGACGCTGCGCCGCGACAAGCCCGACCACGTCTACCTCAAGCCCGCAGCCGACTGCAAGCCCATCGTCTATCCCAAGCCCGATGGCAAGCTGACTTTCGACCGTCTGTCGAGCGTGTTCATCAGCAACACCAACCACTCGGAAGACCAGCCCGCGCACTTGACGCTCAAGGACGCCAGCGTGCCGGTCAACGTCAATCTGGCCAAGTTTGCAGGCCCCGAGTCGCGCTACTGCCCGGCGGGTGTGTACGAATTCGTGCCTGACGAAGCCAAGGGTGGCAATGCCGAGCGCCTGCAGATCAACGCGCAGAACTGCGTGCACTGCAAGACCTGCGACATCAAGGACCCGACGCAGAACATCGTCTGGGTGACACCGGAAGGCGGCGGCGGCCCGAACTACTCGGGCATGTAA
- a CDS encoding ABC transporter substrate-binding protein: MKNLSWAPLGALALAMASLSSVAVADTTKSVAVTAIVEHPALDAIRDGVKESLKAAGYEEGKNLKWQYQSAQGNTGTAAQIARKFVGDKPDAIVAIATPSAQAVVAATKDVPVVFSAVTDPVAAKLVKNWDASKTNVTGVSDLLKLEPQIDLIKKVVPGAKKVGMVYNPGEANSVVVVKQLKDLLAKNGMQLVEASAPRSVDVGTAARSLVGKVDVIYTNTDNNVVSAYESLVKVGQDAKLPLIASDTDSVKRGAIAALGVNYKDLGLQTGAMVVRLLKGEKPGTIKPEVSNKTELYVNPAAAEKQGVKLSEDLIKSAAQVVQ; encoded by the coding sequence ATGAAAAACTTGTCCTGGGCACCTCTGGGCGCATTGGCGCTGGCCATGGCCTCCCTGTCCTCCGTCGCTGTTGCCGACACCACCAAGTCGGTCGCCGTGACCGCCATCGTGGAACACCCGGCCCTCGACGCCATCCGTGACGGCGTGAAGGAAAGCCTGAAGGCCGCCGGTTACGAAGAAGGCAAGAACCTGAAGTGGCAATACCAAAGCGCCCAAGGCAACACCGGCACTGCAGCGCAGATCGCCCGCAAGTTCGTGGGTGACAAGCCTGATGCCATCGTCGCCATCGCAACGCCCTCCGCACAAGCCGTGGTCGCCGCGACCAAGGACGTGCCCGTGGTGTTCTCCGCCGTGACCGATCCTGTGGCCGCCAAGCTGGTCAAGAACTGGGATGCTTCCAAGACCAACGTGACCGGCGTGTCCGACCTGCTCAAGCTCGAACCCCAGATCGACTTGATCAAGAAGGTCGTTCCAGGCGCGAAGAAGGTCGGCATGGTCTACAACCCGGGCGAAGCCAACTCCGTCGTGGTCGTCAAGCAGCTCAAGGATCTGCTGGCCAAGAACGGCATGCAACTGGTCGAAGCTTCCGCTCCACGTTCCGTGGACGTGGGCACCGCCGCCCGCAGCCTGGTCGGCAAGGTCGACGTGATCTACACGAACACCGACAACAACGTCGTGTCCGCCTACGAATCGCTGGTCAAGGTCGGTCAGGACGCCAAGCTGCCGCTGATCGCTTCCGACACCGACTCCGTCAAGCGCGGCGCCATCGCTGCTCTGGGCGTGAACTACAAGGATCTGGGTCTGCAGACCGGCGCCATGGTCGTTCGCCTGCTCAAGGGTGAAAAGCCAGGCACGATCAAGCCCGAAGTCTCCAACAAGACCGAGCTGTACGTGAACCCGGCCGCTGCTGAAAAGCAAGGCGTCAAGCTCTCCGAAGACCTGATCAAGTCCGCCGCCCAAGTGGTGCAATAA